Proteins encoded in a region of the Pseudomonas sp. PDNC002 genome:
- a CDS encoding sensor domain-containing diguanylate cyclase: MRTSSESGVKENGRYDGLLRLAQLSCGGCAALLIDMRGQVLGQNGINDAGALSIATLLSLNAASGPLRHRGQTLYLLTSETLRDEQGFPHARLLLLDHEDRLPDQTQRALLEDVLQLGEALLDHLRAPHRESDRRLAMAVAGSGTGIWDRHVASGEIHYSTAWKSLLGYDDDEIGNRIEDAYTRIHPDDLSYVQNTILEHFEGRSDAYEVEHRLQHKDGHYLWVCSRGKVVERDAAGNALRMLGTTTDITALRGMAEQLRESVQLLTDLTNEIPGMVFQFRRLPDGTGVFPYVSAGVRDIYGKTPEQVQNDTSILRELVHPEDMPAYLASLEASAASLRPWRHEYRVQLPEQGMVWRQGNAQPKRLEDGSLIWHGFITDITERKRIEAELQLMATTDYLTQLPNRGHFMHLIEAELGRVQRSVERSAAILMCDIDHFKAINDRWGHTVGDEALRHFASILGRAIRRIDFAGRIGGEEFAVVLGDADLASAEIFAQRLQLQLADQPLLQNGQRIALTISIGVAILEAGDATAEAALTRSDSALYRAKENGRNRIECH; this comes from the coding sequence ATGCGAACTTCCAGTGAATCCGGGGTAAAGGAGAACGGGCGTTACGACGGCCTGCTGCGCCTCGCCCAGCTCTCGTGCGGCGGTTGCGCCGCCTTGCTCATCGACATGCGCGGCCAGGTGCTCGGCCAGAACGGCATCAACGACGCCGGCGCACTGTCCATCGCGACCTTGCTGTCCCTCAACGCGGCGTCCGGCCCATTGCGGCATCGTGGCCAGACCCTGTACCTGCTCACCAGCGAGACCTTGCGCGACGAGCAGGGCTTTCCCCACGCCCGCCTTCTGCTGCTGGACCATGAGGATCGCCTGCCCGACCAGACGCAGCGGGCGCTGCTGGAGGATGTGCTGCAACTGGGCGAGGCATTGCTCGATCACCTCCGCGCGCCGCACCGGGAAAGCGACCGGCGCCTCGCTATGGCCGTCGCCGGCAGCGGCACGGGCATCTGGGATCGTCATGTGGCCAGCGGCGAGATTCACTATTCCACGGCATGGAAATCCCTGCTGGGTTACGACGACGACGAAATCGGCAACCGCATCGAGGACGCCTACACCCGCATCCATCCCGATGACCTGAGCTACGTGCAGAACACCATCCTCGAGCACTTCGAAGGGCGCAGCGACGCCTACGAAGTGGAGCATCGGTTGCAGCACAAGGATGGCCATTACCTCTGGGTCTGCAGCCGCGGCAAGGTGGTCGAGCGCGACGCCGCCGGAAACGCCCTGCGCATGCTCGGCACCACCACCGACATCACCGCCCTGCGCGGCATGGCCGAACAGTTGCGGGAAAGCGTGCAGTTGCTCACCGACCTGACCAACGAAATTCCCGGCATGGTTTTCCAGTTCCGCCGCCTTCCCGATGGCACCGGCGTTTTTCCCTACGTCAGCGCGGGGGTCAGGGATATCTACGGCAAGACGCCGGAACAGGTGCAGAACGATACGTCGATCCTGCGCGAACTGGTCCACCCGGAGGACATGCCCGCCTACCTCGCCTCGCTGGAAGCTTCAGCGGCGAGCCTGCGGCCCTGGCGCCACGAGTACCGCGTGCAGCTTCCCGAGCAGGGCATGGTCTGGCGGCAGGGCAATGCCCAGCCCAAGCGCCTGGAGGACGGCAGCCTGATCTGGCACGGATTCATCACCGACATCACCGAGCGCAAACGCATCGAAGCCGAGCTGCAGCTGATGGCGACCACCGACTACCTCACCCAACTGCCCAACCGCGGACACTTCATGCACCTGATCGAGGCCGAGCTGGGCCGCGTGCAACGGAGCGTGGAACGCAGCGCGGCGATCCTGATGTGCGACATCGACCACTTCAAGGCGATCAACGATCGCTGGGGGCATACCGTCGGCGATGAGGCGTTGCGCCATTTCGCCAGCATCCTCGGCCGGGCGATCCGCCGCATCGATTTCGCTGGGCGCATCGGCGGGGAGGAGTTCGCCGTCGTCCTCGGCGATGCGGACCTCGCCAGCGCCGAAATCTTCGCGCAGCGCCTGCAATTGCAACTGGCGGATCAACCGCTGCTGCAGAACGGCCAGCGCATCGCACTGACCATCAGCATCGGCGTAGCCATTCTGGAAGCTGGCGACGCAACCGCCGAGGCCGCCCTCACCCGCAGCGACAGCGCCCTCTACCGGGCCAAGGAAAACGGCCGGAACCGCATCGAGTGCCACTGA
- a CDS encoding OprD family porin, which produces MKHLKRSAIVLAVSAAASQFASAEPFVTDQADAKGFAEDAKFDVLLRNQYYDHDGKNGAADNRDWTQGFLANFSSGYTQGTVGFGVDAFGYLGIKLDAGRGRAGTGNLPVGNDGKPDDDYGKAGGALKVRISKTELKFGDMQPTAPVFAAGGTRLIPQTASGFNLLSSEIEGLDLEAGHFTSGTSPVTTARDGGLWAAYAGVETSDVDFLGGKYAINDNLSVSLYGSEFKDIWRQYYGNVNWVLPVAADQSLAFDFNIYRTNDEGQAKAGEISNTTWSLAAAYSFLQAHTVTLAYQKVHGDTPFDYVGFGDDGDGATGDSVFLANSVQYSDFNGPGERSWQVRYDLAMDTYGVPGLSFMARYINGTGIDGSHADVDGAYAGLYGDDGKHHETDFEAKYVVQAGPAKDLSFRLRQAFHRANADQGEADNNEMRLIVEYPLSIL; this is translated from the coding sequence ATGAAGCACCTCAAACGCAGCGCCATCGTGCTCGCTGTATCCGCCGCCGCCAGCCAGTTTGCCAGCGCCGAACCCTTCGTCACCGACCAGGCCGATGCCAAGGGCTTCGCCGAGGACGCCAAGTTCGACGTCCTGCTGCGCAACCAGTACTACGACCATGACGGCAAGAACGGCGCAGCCGATAACCGCGACTGGACCCAGGGCTTCCTGGCCAACTTCTCCTCCGGCTACACCCAGGGCACCGTCGGTTTCGGCGTGGATGCCTTCGGCTACCTGGGCATCAAGCTCGACGCCGGCCGTGGCCGCGCGGGCACCGGCAACCTGCCGGTGGGCAACGACGGCAAGCCGGACGACGACTATGGCAAGGCCGGCGGCGCGCTGAAGGTGCGCATCTCCAAGACCGAGCTGAAGTTCGGCGACATGCAGCCGACCGCTCCGGTGTTCGCCGCCGGCGGCACCCGCCTGATCCCGCAGACCGCGTCGGGCTTCAACCTGCTGAGCAGCGAAATCGAGGGCCTGGACCTGGAAGCCGGTCACTTCACCTCCGGCACCAGCCCGGTCACCACCGCCCGCGACGGCGGCCTGTGGGCGGCCTACGCCGGCGTGGAAACCAGTGACGTCGACTTCCTCGGCGGCAAGTACGCGATCAACGACAATCTGAGCGTTTCGCTGTACGGCTCCGAGTTCAAGGACATCTGGCGCCAGTACTACGGCAACGTGAACTGGGTGCTGCCGGTGGCCGCAGACCAGTCGCTGGCCTTCGACTTCAACATCTATCGCACCAACGACGAAGGCCAGGCCAAGGCCGGCGAGATCAGCAACACCACCTGGTCGCTGGCAGCCGCCTACTCCTTCCTGCAGGCGCATACCGTCACCCTGGCCTACCAGAAGGTCCATGGCGACACCCCGTTCGACTACGTAGGCTTCGGCGACGACGGCGACGGTGCCACTGGTGACTCGGTGTTCCTCGCCAACTCCGTGCAGTACTCCGACTTCAACGGTCCGGGCGAGCGCTCCTGGCAGGTGCGCTACGACCTGGCAATGGACACCTACGGCGTACCGGGCCTGAGCTTCATGGCGCGCTACATCAACGGTACCGGCATCGACGGCTCCCACGCCGATGTGGACGGCGCCTATGCCGGCCTGTACGGCGACGATGGCAAGCACCACGAGACCGATTTCGAGGCCAAGTACGTGGTCCAGGCCGGCCCGGCCAAGGACCTGTCCTTCCGCCTGCGCCAGGCTTTCCACCGCGCCAACGCCGACCAGGGCGAAGCGGACAACAACGAGATGCGCCTGATCGTCGAATATCCGCTGTCGATCCTGTAA
- a CDS encoding RidA family protein: MTPTFIPDADPESISSDVAGFGGLLVSTQIPTLEDGSLELGDIKAQSEATLRSLQLALEKAGSGLDHVLHLTIYLTSMVDRAAFNEVYCRFFAKPYPVRAAVGIAELAVDGMKVEVTAIAAKRAS, from the coding sequence ATGACGCCTACCTTCATCCCCGACGCGGACCCCGAATCCATCTCCTCCGACGTCGCCGGCTTCGGCGGGCTGCTGGTTTCCACGCAGATCCCCACCCTTGAGGACGGCAGCCTGGAACTGGGCGACATCAAGGCCCAGAGCGAAGCCACCCTGCGCAGCCTGCAACTGGCCCTGGAAAAGGCCGGCAGCGGCCTGGACCACGTACTGCACCTGACCATCTACCTCACCAGCATGGTCGACCGCGCCGCGTTCAACGAGGTGTACTGCCGCTTCTTCGCCAAGCCCTACCCGGTGCGCGCCGCCGTTGGTATCGCCGAGCTGGCGGTGGACGGCATGAAGGTGGAAGTCACCGCCATCGCTGCCAAGCGCGCGAGCTGA